In Proteus vulgaris, one DNA window encodes the following:
- a CDS encoding phage tail tape measure protein, whose translation MAGALGTLNIDLTLNTASFTNAINRSQHQTERFNQSVRVSLQSITVQQERMASQTAKSASSFASFAKAVTGALSVHQVISYADGWTDLQNRLKLVTKSTQELNKATNDVYTIAQKTYQSLDATAQVYQRFSDNAERLGINQQKVAELTETVSKAVSLSGTSAAAAATGLTQFGQALAAGQLRGQDLNSVIEQIPGLAQAIAEGMGISMGELKQRAQDGEMAIDKIIKALEKVKDSVDQKFATSVTTVSQGFTNLQSAMTKFVGEANQSTGATQLLNTGLSALSNNFSEVMRVVETLAVTAIVMKITKWTQATYAQTVATKLKVQQDLIAAKATQAKMTAELELARVEMRSLQAQLQLAQTEAQRSSIRMRMKAQSSIIVSATNAETLAIQRLNAAQRASSTLGRGFGGALAFLGGPLGIATGLLTVGAMAYYEWQQQAEQSRQKALEYAESLDVATEALNKLSNAERQASIGKLSDSFDAQIEKIEELKRKQEELSRKASDSNGGNQWAPLYYTGDRDVDSIRIIKAQTEARKEEIQVIAEVEAKNRELEATRKKMALLLDAEVQKNGMVSNAYALYASRIYDASVRSDELIGKLHLQGSAFDNLAQSIRSATQEQQQFSANSLIIVSADAQKSIDASLRAIEKAKATGEALAKLNAEDVLASRKVTPDMQGYDKALQAEIEAQLASQSKKIKPPKTPKSSIDYAKQYTKLLSDLQEKQASLIADGKSIQLYGTTSSFNEYNSALADIKTNKDKFDEILKIDPKAIETIKEKAKAIDDMARANSVAQFAYDRGKEVEQMQFETSLIGKSRAEQERLNALREVDLLYKQASVDLGDKELANLQRNVELTKQKIDAELQKRELMKLDPVEGLSQGLSDFSDSATNVMENVKNVTANALNNMSDSLADFVLTGKGSFKDFANAVISDITRMVMKMLVFKAIEAGTSFFMGGASGGGDAGGGPGGLFAYGGYTGHGGKFEPKGVVHGGEFVFTKEATAKLGIGNLYRLMNSTQGYASGGFVGSLAGKVPSTPVTTSSSSGVNITVVNQITVTGNGDAVLAQAMKEAAEQGTEAGAQKARAIILQDFQSNGTARRTLGV comes from the coding sequence ATGGCTGGCGCATTGGGAACATTAAATATTGATTTAACGCTGAACACGGCTAGTTTCACCAATGCGATCAACCGTAGTCAGCATCAAACAGAACGGTTTAATCAAAGTGTTCGTGTGAGCCTGCAGTCTATTACTGTTCAACAAGAACGCATGGCATCACAAACAGCCAAATCAGCCTCGTCATTTGCTAGTTTTGCTAAAGCAGTGACAGGCGCACTTTCTGTTCATCAGGTGATCAGTTATGCCGATGGTTGGACGGACTTACAAAACAGATTGAAGTTAGTTACAAAGAGCACTCAAGAATTAAATAAAGCAACCAATGATGTCTATACCATTGCTCAAAAAACATACCAATCTTTGGATGCGACTGCACAGGTTTATCAGCGTTTTTCTGATAATGCAGAACGATTAGGTATTAATCAGCAAAAAGTCGCTGAACTGACTGAAACGGTATCTAAAGCCGTCTCTCTTTCTGGAACGAGTGCAGCAGCTGCAGCAACGGGTTTAACACAATTTGGTCAAGCATTAGCAGCAGGTCAGTTACGTGGACAAGATTTAAACTCTGTTATCGAGCAAATCCCCGGTTTAGCACAAGCTATTGCTGAAGGGATGGGGATCAGTATGGGAGAGTTAAAACAAAGAGCCCAAGACGGTGAAATGGCGATTGATAAAATTATTAAGGCATTGGAAAAAGTCAAAGATTCTGTTGATCAAAAATTTGCTACTAGCGTCACTACGGTTAGCCAAGGTTTTACTAATTTACAATCAGCAATGACAAAGTTTGTTGGTGAAGCCAATCAAAGTACTGGAGCGACTCAGTTATTAAATACTGGCTTATCTGCATTGTCTAATAACTTTTCTGAAGTAATGAGAGTAGTCGAAACATTAGCGGTTACGGCTATTGTGATGAAAATAACAAAATGGACTCAAGCAACTTACGCACAAACTGTCGCAACAAAATTAAAAGTCCAACAAGATCTGATTGCAGCTAAAGCGACGCAAGCAAAAATGACAGCAGAGTTAGAATTGGCTCGTGTTGAGATGCGTTCTTTGCAAGCACAACTTCAATTAGCCCAAACAGAAGCACAGCGCAGTAGCATTAGAATGCGAATGAAAGCACAATCTTCAATTATTGTGTCGGCCACAAATGCAGAAACGTTAGCGATACAGCGATTGAATGCAGCACAAAGAGCTAGTTCAACATTAGGACGGGGATTTGGAGGGGCACTTGCTTTTCTTGGGGGACCATTAGGGATTGCGACTGGTTTATTGACTGTTGGTGCAATGGCTTATTATGAGTGGCAACAACAAGCAGAACAATCAAGACAAAAGGCTCTTGAGTATGCAGAATCATTAGATGTTGCGACAGAAGCATTAAATAAACTGAGTAATGCAGAACGTCAAGCATCAATAGGAAAATTATCTGATAGTTTTGACGCACAAATTGAGAAAATAGAAGAGCTAAAGAGAAAGCAAGAAGAGCTATCACGTAAAGCATCTGATAGTAACGGCGGTAATCAATGGGCTCCTCTTTATTATACTGGCGATCGCGATGTAGATTCAATCAGGATAATTAAAGCACAAACTGAAGCTAGAAAAGAGGAAATCCAAGTAATAGCAGAGGTTGAAGCAAAAAATAGAGAATTAGAAGCCACACGTAAGAAAATGGCATTATTGCTTGATGCTGAAGTTCAAAAAAATGGAATGGTTTCTAATGCCTATGCGCTTTATGCAAGTCGTATTTATGATGCATCTGTTAGATCTGATGAATTAATTGGTAAACTTCATCTACAAGGTTCTGCTTTTGATAATTTAGCGCAATCTATTCGCTCAGCCACTCAGGAGCAACAACAGTTTTCAGCAAATTCTTTAATTATAGTATCTGCTGATGCCCAAAAATCAATAGACGCTTCTCTTCGAGCCATTGAAAAAGCTAAGGCTACTGGCGAAGCATTAGCTAAACTGAACGCTGAGGATGTTCTCGCCAGTAGAAAAGTAACGCCTGATATGCAAGGCTATGATAAAGCGTTACAGGCAGAAATCGAGGCACAACTTGCCTCACAATCTAAAAAAATCAAACCACCCAAAACGCCAAAATCAAGCATTGATTATGCCAAACAGTACACAAAACTCCTTTCTGATTTACAAGAAAAGCAAGCCTCATTGATTGCCGATGGAAAGAGTATTCAACTGTATGGCACCACATCTTCATTTAATGAATATAATTCTGCGCTTGCTGATATCAAAACAAATAAAGATAAATTTGACGAAATCTTAAAGATTGATCCAAAGGCAATCGAAACTATCAAAGAGAAAGCTAAAGCCATTGATGATATGGCTCGTGCTAATTCTGTCGCGCAATTTGCTTATGATCGCGGTAAAGAAGTTGAGCAAATGCAGTTTGAGACTTCATTAATAGGAAAATCAAGGGCGGAACAGGAAAGATTAAATGCTTTGAGGGAAGTTGATTTACTGTATAAGCAGGCCAGTGTGGATTTAGGAGATAAAGAACTCGCAAACTTACAGCGCAATGTCGAACTCACAAAACAAAAGATTGATGCCGAATTACAAAAACGCGAATTAATGAAATTAGATCCTGTTGAAGGTTTAAGTCAGGGGCTTTCGGATTTTAGTGATTCCGCTACCAATGTGATGGAAAACGTTAAAAATGTAACCGCTAATGCTTTGAATAATATGTCTGACTCTTTAGCTGATTTTGTTTTAACGGGTAAAGGTAGCTTTAAAGACTTTGCGAATGCTGTGATATCTGACATTACTCGTATGGTGATGAAGATGTTAGTTTTCAAAGCGATTGAAGCAGGAACCAGCTTTTTTATGGGCGGAGCTTCTGGCGGTGGTGATGCTGGTGGAGGGCCAGGAGGACTTTTTGCGTATGGCGGATATACGGGCCATGGCGGGAAGTTTGAACCTAAAGGCGTTGTTCATGGTGGTGAGTTTGTCTTCACAAAAGAAGCGACAGCAAAATTAGGGATCGGCAATCTTTATCGCTTGATGAATTCGACACAGGGCTATGCTTCTGGTGGTTTTGTTGGTTCATTGGCTGGAAAGGTGCCGTCAACACCAGTCACAACATCATCTTCATCAGGAGTTAATATCACAGTGGTAAACCAAATTACGGTGACAGGTAACGGTGATGCTGTTCTTGCTCAAGCAATGAAAGAAGCTGCAGAACAAGGTACAGAAGCTGGTGCACAAAAAGCAAGGGCGATTATATTGCAAGATTTTCAGAGTAATGGAACTGCACGTAGAACGTTAGGAGTGTAG
- a CDS encoding DUF6950 family protein translates to MKQPNWTLQLPETIRAAMSRPFSWGEFDCCIFASECIYAQCGFSPIKLFLGQYKTKAEAFNLIKSKFGSLDKAVSHYFKSISVDSVQRGDLVMFKGDDGDSMAVVWAGNYWGVTSIGVRPVQINPIKAWRVE, encoded by the coding sequence ATGAAACAACCAAACTGGACACTCCAGTTACCAGAAACCATAAGGGCGGCCATGAGTCGCCCTTTTTCATGGGGTGAATTTGACTGTTGTATTTTTGCCTCTGAATGTATTTACGCACAATGTGGTTTCTCTCCAATAAAACTCTTTCTTGGGCAATACAAAACCAAAGCAGAAGCCTTCAACCTTATCAAATCTAAATTTGGATCACTTGATAAAGCGGTTTCCCACTACTTTAAATCTATTTCTGTTGATTCTGTACAGCGTGGGGATCTTGTCATGTTCAAGGGTGATGACGGGGACAGCATGGCCGTAGTATGGGCGGGTAATTATTGGGGAGTTACTTCTATTGGTGTTAGACCCGTGCAAATTAACCCTATCAAAGCGTGGAGAGTAGAATAA
- a CDS encoding phage tail tip protein J-related protein, with amino-acid sequence MGGNGGLITKVVGAGLMIAGLFNGGITAPLGIALMSAGIAVQVAGSLIFKPKIPSMDYRDTSERKQMLRSPSASETVIVGKTVASGLLFFAEEEPGEQEENEKITLALALAGHPIDRVGKIWLGDDLIETFGDKASWELHNDRKDADPFMLKNCPSWKEDMIGRGMAWLRVTLTFDQEKFPYGLPNVKCEIWGKELFDPRTGETQWSNNGALVILDYYRDYLKVPDSDIDFESFKQSADLCDENVSNAENGSEHRYTLNGAYDLNESPSSVLEAMHKCINAEPTFTAGKHGIQVGAYYGPALKTITESQLIDTVTCTPETGLKDATNAVYGTFIDAEQLYTKTDFTPVIVNEWIEEDGLEIRENVDYRFVTSPYQAQRLARQYLRKKKAGRRVQLTMNLDGYAYRPGEVVLLDLPSLNISGLEFRIAEWTFHALDGVSLTLEEDGAYLYEDVIGKPFVRPPFTKLPTGGVAAPINLIFVPLSVTDIVQGYISWQNVASDIRYNTVNILQNGKVIQSIQVPGERVDINGLTRGTYRVEVRAINVAGAMSAPAISDFAIQAPPAPIGVEITPGMFSLTASPKQGDSAVFGYTFEFWFSEKKLANLSENEVITKTNKVGQGNFWTQENLKAGHTYYFYIRTINSYGKSVFVEASGIPVSLPDDIFDDLDNTVRETEAFKELDKKLDWNAETAIILSNADSQLSRSLLVKHGQSQAGIKELWQVRATDNEAWAQEVKEIYSAVGDNTSAIKETQTSITKLDEAFGQRFTEIRTEMDKAQADIVSNSTAISNTNKAFAENKTQVQAKFDEQEGMIEEKMQATFEQSGDGVVTHSINITIVHNNVKYNAAGQVISAQVKNGKLESFIGYNANNFAWYNPSNGKMELFMYVKNGQMFMREAFINEAWLNSVVVTEYIKSGDYVPGKSGFLIDGKTNNMEMNNAIFRGKLDIGTNKTGQRIVITNNRIAVYDDKGVLRVEIGEITGV; translated from the coding sequence ATGGGTGGTAATGGTGGATTAATTACAAAAGTGGTTGGCGCTGGGTTGATGATCGCAGGGTTATTCAATGGGGGGATCACCGCACCACTAGGCATCGCGTTAATGTCGGCAGGTATTGCAGTTCAAGTTGCCGGCTCTTTAATATTCAAACCGAAAATTCCCTCAATGGACTATCGTGACACTAGCGAACGCAAGCAAATGTTACGCTCTCCTTCTGCGTCAGAAACCGTCATTGTTGGGAAAACCGTTGCTTCTGGATTACTTTTCTTTGCTGAAGAAGAACCAGGAGAACAAGAGGAAAATGAAAAAATCACACTGGCGCTTGCTTTGGCTGGGCATCCTATCGATAGGGTGGGAAAAATTTGGCTTGGTGATGATCTCATTGAGACTTTTGGTGACAAGGCTTCGTGGGAATTACATAACGATAGAAAAGATGCTGATCCTTTTATGCTAAAAAACTGCCCATCATGGAAAGAGGATATGATTGGGCGAGGTATGGCTTGGTTACGTGTGACACTCACATTTGACCAAGAAAAATTCCCTTATGGTTTACCCAATGTGAAATGTGAAATTTGGGGTAAAGAACTCTTCGATCCGCGTACAGGGGAAACACAATGGTCGAATAATGGCGCTCTAGTTATTCTTGATTATTATAGAGATTATTTAAAGGTTCCTGATAGCGATATTGATTTTGAAAGTTTTAAACAATCTGCGGATTTATGCGATGAAAATGTAAGTAATGCTGAAAATGGCTCGGAGCACCGATACACGTTAAATGGTGCTTATGATCTAAATGAAAGCCCATCTAGCGTATTGGAAGCAATGCATAAATGTATTAATGCGGAGCCTACATTCACGGCAGGAAAACACGGTATTCAAGTTGGTGCCTATTATGGACCAGCATTGAAAACTATTACAGAATCACAACTCATTGATACTGTAACTTGCACCCCTGAAACGGGGCTGAAAGATGCTACTAATGCGGTGTATGGTACTTTTATTGACGCTGAGCAACTCTATACCAAGACAGATTTTACGCCTGTTATTGTCAATGAATGGATAGAAGAGGATGGTTTAGAAATCAGGGAAAACGTTGATTACCGCTTTGTTACCAGTCCTTATCAAGCACAGCGATTAGCTCGACAATACTTGCGCAAAAAGAAAGCCGGTAGACGTGTTCAACTAACAATGAATTTAGATGGTTATGCGTATCGCCCTGGTGAGGTTGTTTTATTAGATTTACCTTCTTTAAATATTAGTGGTCTTGAGTTTCGTATTGCTGAATGGACCTTCCATGCTTTAGACGGTGTCTCTCTGACATTAGAAGAAGATGGTGCTTATCTATATGAGGATGTGATTGGTAAACCTTTTGTTAGACCTCCATTCACCAAACTACCCACCGGTGGCGTTGCAGCACCTATTAATCTGATCTTTGTTCCACTTTCTGTCACAGACATTGTTCAAGGATATATCTCATGGCAGAACGTGGCATCTGATATTCGCTATAACACTGTTAATATTCTCCAAAACGGCAAAGTCATTCAGTCTATTCAAGTACCGGGGGAGCGTGTTGATATAAACGGTTTAACGAGAGGCACTTATCGTGTCGAAGTGAGAGCCATTAATGTCGCTGGTGCTATGTCTGCTCCTGCTATTAGTGATTTTGCTATTCAAGCACCGCCAGCACCGATAGGTGTTGAAATAACGCCAGGTATGTTCAGTTTAACGGCATCACCTAAACAGGGCGATAGTGCTGTTTTTGGTTATACATTTGAGTTTTGGTTTAGTGAGAAAAAACTCGCTAATCTCTCTGAAAATGAAGTGATCACCAAAACAAATAAAGTTGGTCAAGGAAACTTCTGGACGCAGGAGAATTTAAAAGCTGGCCACACTTACTATTTCTATATCCGAACGATCAATAGTTATGGCAAATCCGTATTTGTAGAAGCTTCAGGTATTCCAGTTTCATTGCCAGACGACATATTTGATGATTTAGATAACACAGTTAGAGAAACGGAGGCGTTTAAAGAACTCGATAAAAAGCTTGATTGGAATGCTGAGACAGCGATTATTCTTAGTAACGCCGACTCTCAACTATCACGCAGTTTGTTAGTGAAACACGGTCAATCACAAGCTGGAATCAAAGAGCTATGGCAAGTCCGTGCAACGGATAACGAAGCATGGGCACAGGAAGTTAAGGAAATTTACTCCGCGGTTGGTGATAACACGTCTGCAATTAAAGAAACTCAAACGTCAATTACCAAACTAGATGAGGCTTTTGGTCAGCGATTTACTGAAATTCGTACGGAAATGGATAAGGCTCAAGCCGATATCGTTTCAAACTCTACTGCCATCTCTAACACAAACAAGGCATTTGCTGAAAATAAAACGCAAGTTCAGGCCAAGTTTGATGAGCAGGAAGGTATGATTGAAGAAAAGATGCAAGCCACGTTTGAGCAATCAGGCGACGGCGTTGTCACACACTCAATTAATATCACGATTGTTCATAACAACGTGAAATACAATGCAGCAGGGCAAGTGATTAGTGCCCAAGTTAAGAATGGCAAGCTTGAGTCATTCATTGGCTATAACGCGAATAACTTTGCTTGGTATAACCCAAGCAACGGCAAAATGGAATTGTTCATGTACGTTAAAAATGGCCAGATGTTTATGCGCGAAGCATTTATTAACGAGGCGTGGCTGAATTCCGTTGTTGTTACTGAATACATTAAATCTGGTGATTATGTTCCGGGTAAGAGTGGTTTTTTGATTGATGGGAAAACCAATAATATGGAAATGAATAATGCCATATTTCGCGGTAAGTTGGATATTGGCACCAATAAAACAGGTCAGCGCATCGTTATCACTAATAATCGTATTGCCGTTTATGATGATAAAGGTGTGTTGCGTGTTGAAATAGGGGAAATAACAGGGGTTTAA
- a CDS encoding DNA polymerase III subunit theta, which produces MKNLAELHQEEKDKINVDLSASGVAYKERLNMSVVASEVERQQPAHLRAYFNERLAFYRDRSKKLPDGNSVQYLKTE; this is translated from the coding sequence ATGAAAAACCTCGCTGAACTCCACCAAGAAGAAAAAGACAAGATTAATGTCGATTTATCCGCAAGTGGTGTCGCATATAAAGAACGACTCAATATGTCAGTTGTTGCCTCGGAAGTTGAACGACAACAACCAGCACATTTGAGAGCGTACTTTAATGAGCGATTAGCGTTTTATCGTGATAGAAGTAAGAAGTTGCCTGATGGAAATTCTGTGCAGTATTTGAAAACAGAGTAG
- the yejM gene encoding LPS biosynthesis-modulating metalloenzyme YejM: protein MVTRPQSYREKVSQMISWGHWFALFNIILSLLLGSRYLFISDWPATFAGRFYAIVSWMGHFSFIVFAIYILVLFPLTFVVVSQRLLRVISCALASAGLTILIFDMAVYQQFQLHLTQLVWDLVINPDEGEMAREWQLIFIGIPIIFLIEMLFATWSWQKLRSLNRQRWGKPLAGVFITCFVLSHSMSIWADANFYRPITMQRANLPLSYPMTARKFLERHGFINQSEYEQRVLSEGNPAAQGITYPLAPLIYSKETYYYNLLVIVVDGLGNEEVPELPSLQEFAQNNLNFTHHYSSGIDNDTALFGLFYGISPSYLDSVLSSRKNSALFDALSYRNYQLAMFSTYGFQTPLFKQAVLSDFSIPTSRSGNNDATIDSWRNWLIKNNQTTPWFSFLQINGHTNKTSQRMTLNQQLERVFNTLQETKVLDNTVVVVTSSYHQDGDKQQNNQWLSDKTTFNLSQSQVPLMIHWPNMKPQLIDKMTSHQDIMTTLMQHVLRVISPADNYSQGEDLFASTRNHPWIFTGDDEAFVVFLQDNTLLIDKHGRYALFDKSGKEISSAKPDLKLLLQVLAEQKRFIER, encoded by the coding sequence ATGGTAACGAGACCTCAGTCCTATCGTGAAAAAGTATCCCAAATGATCAGTTGGGGTCACTGGTTTGCGCTATTTAATATTATTCTAAGCTTATTGCTTGGAAGCCGTTACCTGTTTATTTCAGATTGGCCTGCAACTTTTGCGGGTCGTTTTTACGCAATTGTAAGTTGGATGGGACACTTTAGTTTTATTGTTTTTGCTATCTATATTCTTGTTCTTTTTCCACTTACCTTTGTAGTCGTATCTCAACGGCTACTTAGGGTGATCTCTTGTGCTCTTGCCAGTGCGGGACTCACTATCCTTATCTTTGATATGGCTGTTTACCAGCAATTTCAGCTTCATCTGACTCAACTTGTTTGGGATCTAGTCATTAATCCAGATGAAGGTGAAATGGCTCGAGAATGGCAACTTATTTTTATTGGCATTCCTATTATCTTTCTTATTGAGATGCTTTTTGCAACATGGAGTTGGCAAAAATTACGCAGTTTAAACCGTCAGCGATGGGGTAAACCATTAGCGGGTGTTTTTATTACTTGTTTTGTCTTATCTCACTCTATGTCAATTTGGGCTGATGCTAATTTTTATCGCCCGATTACAATGCAACGCGCCAATTTACCATTATCCTATCCGATGACTGCACGTAAATTCCTTGAGCGCCATGGTTTTATTAACCAATCAGAGTATGAACAACGTGTGCTCAGTGAAGGTAACCCAGCGGCACAAGGTATTACCTACCCTCTTGCACCATTGATTTACTCAAAAGAAACATATTATTATAATCTATTAGTCATCGTTGTTGATGGATTAGGTAATGAAGAAGTTCCTGAATTACCAAGCTTGCAAGAATTTGCACAAAATAACCTCAATTTTACCCATCATTATTCATCGGGTATTGATAATGATACGGCGTTGTTTGGTTTATTTTATGGGATCTCACCTTCTTATTTAGATAGTGTATTGAGTAGCAGAAAAAACTCTGCACTATTTGATGCCTTAAGTTATCGAAACTATCAATTAGCAATGTTCTCAACATATGGTTTTCAAACACCATTGTTTAAACAAGCAGTGCTATCAGATTTCTCTATTCCAACATCACGCAGTGGTAATAACGATGCCACCATTGATAGCTGGCGCAATTGGCTAATAAAAAATAACCAAACAACACCTTGGTTCTCTTTCTTACAAATTAATGGTCACACCAATAAAACGTCTCAACGTATGACATTAAATCAGCAATTAGAGCGCGTTTTTAATACATTGCAAGAAACCAAAGTACTCGATAATACCGTTGTGGTTGTCACTTCTAGCTATCATCAAGACGGTGATAAACAACAAAATAACCAATGGCTTTCTGATAAAACCACCTTTAACTTAAGCCAATCACAAGTGCCTCTAATGATACACTGGCCAAACATGAAACCACAGTTGATTGATAAAATGACTAGTCATCAAGATATCATGACAACCTTAATGCAACATGTTTTACGTGTGATTAGCCCTGCGGATAACTATTCACAAGGTGAGGATTTATTTGCAAGCACTCGTAATCATCCATGGATTTTTACTGGTGATGACGAAGCATTTGTGGTCTTTTTACAAGACAATACTTTGTTGATAGATAAACATGGCCGATATGCTTTATTTGATAAATCAGGAAAAGAAATTAGTTCTGCAAAACCTGACTTAAAATTATTACTACAAGTTCTTGCCGAACAAAAACGTTTTATTGAACGCTAA
- a CDS encoding YejL family protein codes for MPQKSRYSDEQVEQLLAELVSVLEKHHTPTDLSLMVLGNMVTNLINTSIAPAQRMLIADSFVHALRASIDEGNIH; via the coding sequence ATGCCACAAAAATCCCGTTATAGTGATGAACAAGTTGAGCAGTTATTAGCAGAACTTGTCAGCGTTCTTGAAAAACATCATACTCCTACAGATCTTTCTTTGATGGTGTTGGGGAACATGGTGACAAACTTAATTAATACAAGTATTGCCCCTGCTCAACGGATGCTGATTGCTGATTCTTTTGTTCACGCATTGCGTGCTTCAATTGATGAAGGCAATATTCACTAA
- the yejK gene encoding nucleoid-associated protein YejK produces the protein MSLDISQLVLHQLIKRDEQTLEVVLRDSVLEIEPVVQEMIEELHRVYSAKNKAYGLFNEESELAQALRLQRKGEENFLGFSRAATVRLKDELAKYPFAEGGTVLFCHYRYLAVDYLLIAVLSSCNSMWVNDSLDVSSTRYLDIPHADIIARIDLTEWETAPDSLRYLTFLKGRVGRKVSDFFMDFLGAQEGLNAKIQNKGLLQAVDDFCEASEMDKQARQTCREQVYSYCNEQLQSGEEIALTELAEELPSLGDQNFVQFTEEKGYELADTFPADRSTLRQLMKYSGSGGGLTVNFDAKLLGERIFWDPATDTLTIKGTPPNLRDQLQRRASEK, from the coding sequence ATGAGTCTAGATATTAGTCAGTTAGTCTTACATCAGCTTATTAAGCGAGATGAGCAGACATTAGAAGTTGTGTTACGCGATTCAGTATTAGAGATTGAACCTGTTGTTCAGGAAATGATTGAAGAGTTGCATCGTGTCTACAGTGCAAAAAATAAAGCTTATGGTCTGTTTAATGAAGAAAGTGAATTAGCGCAAGCATTACGTTTGCAGCGCAAAGGTGAAGAAAACTTTTTAGGCTTTTCGCGTGCCGCCACAGTGAGATTAAAAGATGAATTAGCAAAATACCCCTTTGCAGAAGGGGGAACGGTTCTCTTTTGTCATTATCGTTATTTAGCGGTGGATTACCTTCTAATTGCAGTATTGAGTAGCTGTAATAGTATGTGGGTGAATGACAGTCTTGATGTTTCATCAACACGCTATCTAGATATTCCTCATGCAGATATTATTGCTCGTATTGATTTAACTGAATGGGAAACGGCTCCAGATTCTCTGCGCTATTTAACTTTCTTAAAAGGTCGAGTAGGACGTAAAGTCTCTGACTTTTTTATGGACTTTTTAGGTGCTCAAGAAGGTTTAAACGCTAAAATTCAAAATAAAGGTTTATTACAAGCTGTTGATGACTTTTGTGAAGCTTCTGAAATGGACAAGCAAGCACGCCAGACTTGTCGCGAGCAAGTATATAGTTACTGTAATGAGCAATTACAATCTGGTGAAGAAATTGCCTTAACTGAGCTTGCTGAGGAATTACCGTCTTTGGGTGATCAAAACTTTGTTCAATTTACCGAAGAGAAGGGCTATGAATTAGCTGATACTTTTCCGGCTGATCGCAGTACTTTACGCCAATTGATGAAATATTCTGGTAGTGGCGGTGGATTAACCGTTAATTTTGATGCGAAATTATTGGGTGAAAGAATATTCTGGGATCCAGCAACAGATACACTCACGATCAAGGGTACTCCACCTAATTTACGTGATCAATTACAGCGTAGAGCATCAGAAAAATAA
- the rplY gene encoding 50S ribosomal protein L25, translated as MLTINATVRKEQGKGASRRLRVANRFPAIVYGGNEEPIAIDLDHNEVINQEHKSEFYSDFVNLVIDGKETKVKVKAVQRHEYKPKITHIDFLRA; from the coding sequence ATGTTAACTATTAATGCAACTGTACGTAAAGAGCAGGGTAAGGGTGCGAGCCGCCGCCTGCGTGTGGCTAACCGTTTTCCTGCTATCGTTTATGGCGGAAATGAAGAGCCAATCGCTATCGATTTAGATCACAACGAAGTGATCAACCAAGAACACAAATCTGAATTCTATTCTGATTTCGTTAACCTGGTAATCGATGGTAAAGAAACTAAAGTTAAAGTTAAAGCAGTGCAACGTCACGAGTATAAGCCAAAAATTACTCATATTGACTTCCTGCGCGCTTAA